A stretch of DNA from Leucoraja erinacea ecotype New England unplaced genomic scaffold, Leri_hhj_1 Leri_160S, whole genome shotgun sequence:
AGTCATCATAAACGGAGAATGGATGAAATCTGATGTAATTTCATAAAAAGCTGGGGCATGTTTTCAGGTTCAGTGATCTTAATGCAACATCATTAAATGCAACTCATTATTTCTTGCAATGAGATGGAAATATGAAAATTACACTGTGTCGATAGCTTTATTTTACGACAGTGTACAAACGGAACCGAGAAATATTACGCAAAAATAGCAGGTAATCGAAGAGTCCTATTCCACGCGTCCTTTCTGGGTGAAATCGAGAGCACGATCTTGTGGAAGAATAAAGCGAAGGGCAGCGTCACATCTCAACTCTGGTTCCAGCCCACTGCCGCACTAGTGCCATAGGTTTACTAACAACCCCAGTTAAGTATTTAACCGCGTTTTTCACTTCCTGTCTGAACCTACTCTGGGTCATCCCATAGATGCAAGTGTTGGCACACGAGCTGATGCGCATGAGCAAGACGCCCACGTCATTGGCGATGTAGGAGGGGCTTGTGTGATCCCCGCCCACGAAATTCACAGTGACACGAGTGGAAATGTAGGTGACAGTTGCCGTTGTCCACAGCAGTATGTAGGTGCCGGACACCGTGAACAGCAACACTATGGACTTTGTCCGATTCTCTGTCTCAACGTCCTTGCCATCCAGTGCCTTCAGGCGCCGGCGGACTCTGCTGGCCGCAACGATGTTCCTGACCGTCAGTCCGTTAAACAATAGAACCAGAAggaaggggagaaaggagagagagatacTACACATCCACGAGAAAGCCACCCACCAGACGGAGGTGAAGTAGGCTGGTTTAGGCCGGCACCCCCACTTGACGCTGTTCACAGTGAAGCGTGACTCGTACATGA
This window harbors:
- the LOC129716020 gene encoding probable G-protein coupled receptor 139, with amino-acid sequence MNTRTALELNCAPRITPTPGRFQMGRAAILYVNEIIYPILAAFGIPANVLTAVILHRGKCGLSRGITRYMVAMAISDLLVIILHVLLREIYIYYVSNSFLSLSAVCPSNVYLRIVTVDYSVWLTVSFTFDRFVSICCPKLRLIYCTDRTAAVVIVSMCALCCIKYIPFNFMYESRFTVNSVKWGCRPKPAYFTSVWWVAFSWMCSISLSFLPFLLVLLFNGLTVRNIVAASRVRRRLKALDGKDVETENRTKSIVLLFTVSGTYILLWTTATVTYISTRVTVNFVGGDHTSPSYIANDVGVLLMRISSCANTCIYGMTQSRFRQEVKNAVKYLTGVVSKPMALVRQWAGTRVEM